AGCTGAAGAACTAGAAGAACAGAACAAAGAAAGAGTAAGACTACCTCTCTCAAAGAAAACTAGTTCAGCGTCACAAGAAAAGACACAGGTTATACCCTGGGCTCCAACCGTAGAAGGGGTCGAAAATAATGTCGAACAGGGTACGGATATACATGAAGAGAAAACACAACAAGTTCcaaatgaaatttcttaCGACCAAAAAACGCAAGCTATTCAATCATTCCAACAGACTGAAGTGGAACCACTTACTCAAAGGATTTCTGAGCCTGAAAGGACACTAGACGTACCAACCTATGCTGCTACCAGTGAGGACCAATTGGATACACAAGAACAGAATCCAATTACACAGCTAGACATAAGCAACAGCTTACTATTCCAAGCTACAGATTCTGATATTCCGAAGTCTCCACCACAAAGGTTAAAAATGCATGATATTGAGAAGGAATTGGAGGAAAAACGTCAAGAAAGGGACCACAGAAGGAACATAGAATACAGGGCACCAGAAAAGCCGGTCAATGTCAAAAGAgttttttccaaagaagcctttttgaaaaacttcGATGAAGAATCAAGCTCAGAGgatgaattgattgaaTTAAGAAGCAGAGACATCGAGAAAAAACATACTGAGAAAGATAAGAGCACTCTAGAGAACACAACTGAAAGCAGCCAGAGACAAAGGGTCTTTAGCGTCTATGAATATAAACTGAAGGGTGAATTGGATTCCAAAAGGTGCATTCAActggatgatgatgaggatgaatCGGATGAGGATGTAGAGGTACCATTATCAAGGGTCTCAAAGGCTACTGTTTTAGATATAAAAGCTAGAAGGTCGAAACAAGAACCATTATCAAAAATAAAGCAGAAAAAGACGACTCTGAATGATTTGATATGCACTTTAAAGAAAGCTTCCAAGAAGCAAATCACAGATCACCAAAACGAACTTATGAAGAGCAGGGGTTATAAACTAGAGGATATAGAAAAgcaaaaggaagaaatagaaaatCTTTTAGAGCAAGAGATTGCTAGGAATAAAAGGTTGGCCCGTCGCGAAAACGAGGAGGATAATTCGAATGATTTAGAGGATAGATCTTACGGTAGCGGTAATGAATCTGAAAATTCTGCTTTTAGTGATATCGAATTTAGTGGAGATTCTGAATCTGATGATGGACAGGAAGATGACATGAATAATGATGACGAGCGTGTacaaaaagagaaaatgcAGGAAGCCGGGGATAGTGACAATATATCAGCCCGAGAAGATCATTCcgatgaggaagatgaagattccATTCAAAAGGGGAGAACGAAAAATCATAAAATGCTTCCCGCAGAAGACTCAGATTCAGAACATGACGATACACTTCCGAGAAATATAATTGATCTAGGACCATATGGGAACAACCTCCAGGTAAATCACGAAGAGGATATGGAGAATCTTCCGCTTTCCGATTCAGCTGAGATAGATGCCGCTGAAGAGGAGAAAACTAACGAGCTGATAATGGAAAAAATACGAAAGATAGAaatgaggaaaaagaaaaaagagcAAAGACTCAAGGATATGAAAGCTAAGGGCCTAAACAAGATGTTAGAAATGGAAGCAGAAGAATCAGAAGACGAATGGAAAGGTGTAGGTGGTGTAGATGGAGACTTATCAGATGAACACGATTCggatttagaagaaatgATTGATGATTTCACAAAATCTAATGAAAATTTCGATGATGTACGTCAGTTGCTAGCTAAAGAAAACAAGGAACTGGATGAGAAAATGGTTAATAAGATCTTGTACGATATCAAAAATGGTGGATTCCGAAAAAGAGGTAGAAATGCACTGGATTTAGAATTAAGCGATGACGAGGATGAGGATTTGCGCAATTATCGtttgaagagaagagaattgatgaaaaagagTAGAATTGAGGGTaaggataaagaaaaaGCCTTTAGAAATGCCAAATCGAAGGCATTTCTTGAAAGTATGGTTGATGATATAGATGAATCGAAAAATCCTTTTGGTGATCCAGAAATGGATGTAGAGGACAACACTGATGTGGATACCCAAGAAAATGATTATCCTAAGAATAAAGAGAAGAATACTCTCTCACAAGAATTTGTCCAACGGAGTCTGTCATTCTTAAGCAATAATAATAGCTCTCGGGAATTCGAATTGGGGGAACAAATTACTTTGggagatgaagaacaagatgtCTCgtctttgaaaaggaaca
The genomic region above belongs to Zygosaccharomyces rouxii strain CBS732 chromosome F complete sequence and contains:
- the MRC1 gene encoding chromatin-modulating protein MRC1 (weakly similar to uniprot|P25588 Saccharomyces cerevisiae YCL061C MRC1 S-phase checkpoint protein found at replication forks required for DNA replication also required for Rad53p activation during DNA replication stress where it forms a replication-pausing complex with Tof1p and is phosphorylated by Mec1p protein involved in replication checkpoint), translated to MDSLLEKLDPLSSKRRTTYKKVFEPQEEEETQQISNSPPPPILGNGFLFQNSTIDKVRNRLRNAEDGANKVQQKEQEQEQEQETQLNQTQVIADLYEGAEELEEQNKERVRLPLSKKTSSASQEKTQVIPWAPTVEGVENNVEQGTDIHEEKTQQVPNEISYDQKTQAIQSFQQTEVEPLTQRISEPERTLDVPTYAATSEDQLDTQEQNPITQLDISNSLLFQATDSDIPKSPPQRLKMHDIEKELEEKRQERDHRRNIEYRAPEKPVNVKRVFSKEAFLKNFDEESSSEDELIELRSRDIEKKHTEKDKSTLENTTESSQRQRVFSVYEYKLKGELDSKRCIQLDDDEDESDEDVEVPLSRVSKATVLDIKARRSKQEPLSKIKQKKTTLNDLICTLKKASKKQITDHQNELMKSRGYKLEDIEKQKEEIENLLEQEIARNKRLARRENEEDNSNDLEDRSYGSGNESENSAFSDIEFSGDSESDDGQEDDMNNDDERVQKEKMQEAGDSDNISAREDHSDEEDEDSIQKGRTKNHKMLPAEDSDSEHDDTLPRNIIDLGPYGNNLQVNHEEDMENLPLSDSAEIDAAEEEKTNELIMEKIRKIEMRKKKKEQRLKDMKAKGLNKMLEMEAEESEDEWKGVGGVDGDLSDEHDSDLEEMIDDFTKSNENFDDVRQLLAKENKELDEKMVNKILYDIKNGGFRKRGRNALDLELSDDEDEDLRNYRLKRRELMKKSRIEGKDKEKAFRNAKSKAFLESMVDDIDESKNPFGDPEMDVEDNTDVDTQENDYPKNKEKNTLSQEFVQRSLSFLSNNNSSREFELGEQITLGDEEQDVSSLKRNSSIHALHNSSSPIKEDLEKENQDEDFITLPNFKPPSLIKSLAGGFDPNNKFQSGKKTVTVSKSYRAVGGSRSSITYFGKMRKLVGPKNRNSTLSKGPRPASKPTMGKLWESQQNSFDT